From Anopheles funestus chromosome 3RL, idAnoFuneDA-416_04, whole genome shotgun sequence, a single genomic window includes:
- the LOC125766893 gene encoding RNA-binding protein lark yields MSKAVKIEPSSESSRELPPGTFKLFIGNVDEKTQPSELRPLFEKYGTVVECDVVKNFGFVHMENEDQGREAIQHLNGYVIGGQPIKVEAARSRRAPNANTTKIFVGNLTDKTRAPQVRELFQKFGAVVECDIVRNYGFVHLDPTGDVNDAIRELNGMMVDGQPMKVQVSTSRVRPKPGMGDPEQCYRCGRAGHWSKECPRLIWAERGFRERSMYARDPYPPPPPPPFLRDRIMDGFRDTFDYYDRYEDPRDLFERRYGIRGRDFPPIRREPMPPIPPLMRRSVTESSRSSSSYEAIFSRRTPPPTSRNGSSSISRFGVYEDFSRDSFDDRRGLRGPSPTHRYAPY; encoded by the exons ATGAGCAAAGCCGTCAAAATAGAACCATCAAGCGAAAGCAGCCGGGAACTGCCGCCCGGTACATTCAAGCTCTTCATCGGCAATGTCGACGAGAAGACGCAGCCGTCCGAATTGCGGCCACTGTTCGAAAAATACGGTACGGTCGTCGAGTGCGATGTGGTGAAGAATTTCGGCTTCGTCCACATGGAAAACGAAGATCAGGGCCGCGAGGCGATACAACATCTGAACGGGTACGTGATTGGCGGTCAACCGATTAAGGTAGAGGCGGCCAGAAGCCGCCGGGCACCGAACGCTAACACGACGAAAATTTTCGTCGGTAATCTTACGGACAAAACGCGCGCACCGCAAGTACGCGAACTGTTTCAAAAGTTCGGTGCCGTCGTCGAGTGCGATATCGTGCGGAACTATGGCTTCGTCCATCTCGATCCGACCGGTGACGTGAACGATGCGATCCGGGAACTGAACGGCATGATGGTGGACGGCCAACCGATGAAGGTGCAGGTGTCCACCAGCCGTGTCCGGCCGAAGCCGGGTATGGGCGATCCGGAACAGTGCTACCGGTGCGGTCGTGCCGGCCATTGGTCGAAGGAGTGTCCGCGTCTGATCTGGGCCGAACGTGGCTTCCGCGAACGCAGCATGTATGCCCGGGATCCGTATCCGCCGCCGCCACCGCCGCCATTCCTTCGCGATCGTATTATGGACGGATTTAGG GACACCTTCGATTACTATGACCGCTACGAAGATCCGCGCGACCTATTCGAACGGCGGTACGGTATCCGGGGACGTGATTTTCCCCCCATAAGGCGCGAACCAATGCCACCGATACCGCCACTGATGAGGCGTAGCGTAACCGAGAGCAgtcgcagtagcagcagctaCGAAGCCATCTTTAGCCGGCGaacgccaccaccgaccaGCCGGAACGGAAGTAGCAGCATTAGCCGGTTCGGTGTGTATGAAGACTTTAGCCGCGATTCGTTCGATGATAGGCGCGGTCTGCGTGGACCATCGCCTACCCATCGGTACGCACCGTACTGA